The genomic DNA GGGCCGCGGTGAGTCTCTCGTAGGCGCTCTCCCGGTCGACGGCGTCGCGGTACTTCCCCAGCAGCTGACTCCCGTTGACGACCTGGTCGACCTTCGCCTGATCCGCCGGGCCCATCAGCGACTGCGGTGCCCGCATCCGGGTCCAGGCCACGGGCGTGGGGGCGCCCCGCTCGGACAGGACGGTCACCACGGCCTCGCCAATGCCGAGCTGGGTCAGCAGCTCCTCCAGGTCGTACCCGCTCTTCGGGAACGTCGACACCGTCGCCCGCAGCGCCTTGGCGTCCTCCGGGGTGAAGGCGCGCAGCGCGTGCTGCACGCGGTTGCCGAGCTGCGCCAATACCGATCCCGGCACGTCCTTGGGGGTCTGCGTCACGAAGAACACGCCGACGCCCTTGGACCGGATCAGCCGCACCGTCTGCTCGATCGAGTCGAGGAACTCCTTGCTCGCGTCGTCGAACAGCAGGTGCGCCTCGTCGAAGAAGAACACCAGCTTCGGCTTGTCCACGTCGCCGACCTCGGGCATGTCGTGGAACAGGTCCGCGAGGAGCCACATGAGGAACGTCGAGAACATCTTCGGCCGGTCCTGGACGGCCGGCAGCTCCAGGCAGGAGATGACGCCGCGCCCACCCGCCGTACGCATGAGGTCCGCCGTGTCGTATTCCGGCTCCCCGAAGAAGACGTCCGCGCCCTGGTCGGAGAACGTCACGAGGTTGCGCAGGATCACCCCCGCGGTGGCGGCGGACAGCCCGCCCAGGCTCTTCAGGTCGGCCTTGCCCTCGTCGCTGGTCAGGTGCTGCACGACGGCGCGCAGGTCCTTGATGTCCAGCAGGTCGAGGCCCTTGCTGTCGGCGTAGTGGAAGATCAGCCCGAGACTCGAGGTCTGCGTGTCGTTGAGCCCCAGCACCTTCGCCAGGAGCGTGGGTCCGAAGCTGGTGATGGTCGCGCGCATCGGGATGCCGCTGCCCTGGCCGCCCAGGCTGTAGAACTCGACCGGGAATCCGCTGGCGGCCCAGGCCTGCCCGACGTCCTTCGCGCGCGTCTGGGTGCGCTCGTTGTCCGCCCCGGGCGTCGAAATCCCCGAGAGGTCGCCCTTGATGTCGGCCATGAAGACCGGTACGCCGTTCGCCGACAGCTGCTCGGCCATGAGCTGCAGGGTCTTCGTCTTGCCGGTGCCGGTCGCCCCGGCGACCAGCCCGTGCCGGTTCATCACCGACAACGGCAGATTCACTTGGACGTCGGGATGGGCGGTCCCGCCCTCGGACACGGCGGCGCCCAGCTGCATGGCCAGGCCGGAGAACGTGTACCCGTCGCGGATCGCCTCCAGCTGGTCGGGCTGGCTCGCGGGCTTGGCTTTAGCGCTCACGTCCGGAAGCGTACGACGGCGCGCCCGGCTGGGGGGATCACCCGCCGGGTCACTTCCACGTCCGGCAGGATAGAGGTCACGGGGAGCGCGGGGCCGTAGGTGCGTTGGGGGCAGGAGGAGGGGCTTGTGGGCGAGGTAGGCAGGCAGGGCGCGTCGGCGGCGGAGCGGCAGCGCCGCCGATCCGTGGCGATCCTGACGGGGCTCGGCGCCTTCCTGCTCGTGTCCTTCCTGGTGGCCTTCTCCTACATCCAAGGCTGGATTCCCCCCAAGGGCTCGGGGCCTGAGCCCGTCGCGACCTCCTCGCGGCCCACCGCCTCGTGCACCACGCCGCCGCCCGCCCCGGCGACGACGACCATCACCATCAACGTCTACAACGCCACCGACCGCGCGGGACTCGCGGCGAGCACCGCCAAGACACTCAAGGACCAGGGCTTCGTCCTGGGCGAAGTGACGAACGACCCGCTGGGCAAGAAGGTCGACGTCCCGGCCGAGATCAGGTTCGGCAAGGCCGCCGCCGCCAAGGCCGATGTCGTGGCCCAGCGGTTCCCGGGGGCGGTCAAGGTCGTCGACGAGAAGCGCACGGACGAGCTGGTGGACGTCGCGATCGGCGAGAAGTTCGCGGCCGTCGCGCCGCCCCCGACCGCCACCCCGACGCCCACCTGCTGACGCCGCTGGCCCTGCCACCGCCGCTGACGCCGCGGGCCTGCCAGCGCCCCTGACGCCGCTGACCCTGTCTGCCTCAGCCGCCCACCGAGGTCGCCGAGAGCGCCGCGTCCAGCGCGGCGCGGGTGGGCCCGCCCGCCGAGCCCGCGACCTGAATCGCCAGGGCCGCGGCGACGTTCGCGATCCGGGTCGCCTCCTCCAGGTCGGCACCCCGGGCGAGTTCGGCGAGGAAGGCGCCCGTGTGCGCGTCCCCGGCCCCGGTGGTGTCCACCACCTCCGGTACGTCGAGCGCCGGCACCCGCACGAGCGATCGGCCGGGCCGCACCAGCATCGTCCCACGCGCGCCGTCCCGAATGAGCAGCACGGCGTCGGGGCGCAGCTCCGCCAACAGCTCCGGGGTGCCGGCGCCGACGGGCTCGCCGGACAGCAGCGTCATCTCGCGGGCGTTCAACCCCAGCACGTCGAGCCGCGGCAGCACCGCATCGAGCACCGCGTCGGGGATCTCCGCCACGAGCGGGCCGGGGTCGAAGAACAGGGCGCACTCCGCGGCCGGCCCGGTCAGCCAGGCCGCGAGCGCGGGCCCGGCGATCGGGTAGAGCAGGTCGTAGCCCGAGACGTAGACGACATCCCCCGGGCCGAGCCGGACCTGGTCGAGTTCGGCGGCGGTGAGCCGGGATTCGACCCCCGGCATGGTCACGAAGGTGCGCTCCCCGTCGGGCTCGATCATCCCGACGCAGAAGCCCTGCTCGCCGTCGACCGGCGCCAGCAGGCTCGCCACGCCCTCGGCCTCCAGCGCGGCGCGGACCACCGTCCCGAACGAGCCGGTTCCGACCCGGCCGGCCAGCGCCGCCGGGAGCCCCAGTCGGGCCGCCGCCGCGAGCACGTTGAACCCGCCCCCGGCGTGGGTGGCCGCGTCGAGGGCGAGCACGTCGCCGCCCCGTTCCGGCAGGTGCGGGACGCGCGTCAGCACGTCCACGATGACGCTGCCGGCGACCACGAGTCGCCGTGGGGCCCCGATCACGAGGCCTCCTCTCTCGTCGTCCGAGGCCCTCGCAGGGCCAGGAGCTCGTCCGCCATCGCGGTCAGCTCCGAGCGGGGGTGGCCAGCAGGCAGACCGGCGACGGCGTCGTCGGGGAAGGCCGACAGGCCGTGCCGCGCACCGAGCATCGCTCCGAGCAGGGCCGCGATGGTCTCGGACTCGCCGGTCAGGCCGGCGGCGGCCTGGCAGGCGGCCCAGGGGTCGTCGTGCACGGCGGCGACGGCGAACGCCGCGGGCACCGCCTCCTGCGTCGCCGCGGAGGTGCCGACGAGCAGATCGATGATGTCCAGCGGGTCGTCGGCCCCCCGCGCGAGTCCGCAGGCCCAGGCGATCCGCGCCGCGACATCGGGGCCGCCGGTCGCCTGGCCGCGCGTGCCGCCCTCGGCCGCCGCGGTGAGCGCCCGCGTGAGGATCTCCGCGGCGTCCAGCCCCTCGATCCCCGCAGAGACCGCCATGGCCACGGCCGACGCCCCGGCATGCGCGATCCGGGTGTCCTGGACCGGCCGGCC from Austwickia sp. includes the following:
- a CDS encoding LytR C-terminal domain-containing protein — protein: MGEVGRQGASAAERQRRRSVAILTGLGAFLLVSFLVAFSYIQGWIPPKGSGPEPVATSSRPTASCTTPPPAPATTTITINVYNATDRAGLAASTAKTLKDQGFVLGEVTNDPLGKKVDVPAEIRFGKAAAAKADVVAQRFPGAVKVVDEKRTDELVDVAIGEKFAAVAPPPTATPTPTC
- a CDS encoding ADP-ribosylglycohydrolase family protein translates to MDSPGDVRADRARGALVGLAVGALAQHAAQMLQVARELRDLLGGAGAVDPARVAQGFDRADGAAPPVLPALRAVPVGIVRTPEPVADLLDLVEAAGRPVQDTRIAHAGASAVAMAVSAGIEGLDAAEILTRALTAAAEGGTRGQATGGPDVAARIAWACGLARGADDPLDIIDLLVGTSAATQEAVPAAFAVAAVHDDPWAACQAAAGLTGESETIAALLGAMLGARHGLSAFPDDAVAGLPAGHPRSELTAMADELLALRGPRTTREEAS
- a CDS encoding sugar kinase; protein product: MIGAPRRLVVAGSVIVDVLTRVPHLPERGGDVLALDAATHAGGGFNVLAAAARLGLPAALAGRVGTGSFGTVVRAALEAEGVASLLAPVDGEQGFCVGMIEPDGERTFVTMPGVESRLTAAELDQVRLGPGDVVYVSGYDLLYPIAGPALAAWLTGPAAECALFFDPGPLVAEIPDAVLDAVLPRLDVLGLNAREMTLLSGEPVGAGTPELLAELRPDAVLLIRDGARGTMLVRPGRSLVRVPALDVPEVVDTTGAGDAHTGAFLAELARGADLEEATRIANVAAALAIQVAGSAGGPTRAALDAALSATSVGG
- a CDS encoding DUF853 family protein — its product is MQLGAAVSEGGTAHPDVQVNLPLSVMNRHGLVAGATGTGKTKTLQLMAEQLSANGVPVFMADIKGDLSGISTPGADNERTQTRAKDVGQAWAASGFPVEFYSLGGQGSGIPMRATITSFGPTLLAKVLGLNDTQTSSLGLIFHYADSKGLDLLDIKDLRAVVQHLTSDEGKADLKSLGGLSAATAGVILRNLVTFSDQGADVFFGEPEYDTADLMRTAGGRGVISCLELPAVQDRPKMFSTFLMWLLADLFHDMPEVGDVDKPKLVFFFDEAHLLFDDASKEFLDSIEQTVRLIRSKGVGVFFVTQTPKDVPGSVLAQLGNRVQHALRAFTPEDAKALRATVSTFPKSGYDLEELLTQLGIGEAVVTVLSERGAPTPVAWTRMRAPQSLMGPADQAKVDQVVNGSQLLGKYRDAVDRESAYERLTAAQQAAEQAAQQEAAQQDQEQAAAQEQRRQEPARQARAPKEDPGIVQQVVESSAFRSMLRSAGTVVGREITRSIFGTARRR